A genomic segment from Neodiprion lecontei isolate iyNeoLeco1 chromosome 1, iyNeoLeco1.1, whole genome shotgun sequence encodes:
- the LOC124294709 gene encoding uncharacterized protein LOC124294709: MANEYRGVPPMSMTDNVGENWRTWRARFENYLVASEANKKSEATQCAQLLHYIGEDGFKIFTTFTIPDEEKDKLQPLIKKFEEHFLPKENLAYERYQFFSYRQHDEETLEQFITELKKKAKKCKLGSLNDELIKTMITCGVADGSIREKLLQNDEQTLQEAIDRCLIIEKSKERSQEMEHALTTTASVDAVKGRSQRTDTAQHTYTAKSITSCTKCGYAHAINRCPAYNKICNNCRKKNHFAEMCFKKQDGNKRDQKINEINEDSDHSEYLFIAQVETSNVKERWYAELVINNHSIEFKIDTGADVNILPMPIFKKINVAKKEIQITNTKLNCYSGETLNVVGKCNVMCHRKGQKHKIEFFVIDSNGTPLLGRKTSEEINLVKRIYSVEQNSYNELRKQYEDVFSGIGCLSKPHQIKLKKKRHACNTSYEASSFAAARHSQTSIG, encoded by the coding sequence ATGGCAAACGAATACAGAGGAGTTCCGCCGATGTCGATGACGGACAACGTGGGCGAAAACTGGCGAACATGGCGGGCCAGATTTGAAAACTACCTCGTCGCCTcggaagcgaacaaaaaatcagaGGCCACACAATGTGCTCAGTTGCTCCACTACATCGGTGAGGACGgctttaaaatatttacaacatTCACGATCCCGGACGAAGAAAAGGACAAACTCCAACCCCTTATAAAGAAATTCGAGGAACATTTTTTGCCAAAAGAAAATTTGGCGTACGAAAGGTACCAGTTCTTCTCGTATCGCCAACATGACGAGGAAACGTTGGAACAATTCATAACGGAACTAAAGAAAAAGGCGAAGAAATGCAAGCTGGGCAGTCTGAACGACGAATTAATCAAGACGATGATTACCTGCGGAGTAGCCGACGGGTCTATAAGGGAGAAACTGCTCCAAAACGATGAGCAAACTCTCCAGGAAGCTATAGACCGCTGTCTCATCATCGAGAAATCCAAAGAGAGATCGCAGGAGATGGAGCACGCTCTGACGACGACAGCATCGGTTGACGCAGTCAAGGGGCGGAGTCAACGCACCGACACAGCGCAACACACTTATACAGCTAAGTCTATAACTTCGTGTacgaaatgcggatatgctcACGCGATAAACAGATGCCCAGCGTACAATAAAATCTGTAATAActgtagaaagaaaaatcactttGCTGAAATGTGTTTCAAAAAACAAGACGGAAACAAGCGCGATcagaaaataaacgaaatcaATGAAGATTCAGATCACAGCGAATACCTGTTTATAGCTCAAGTTGAAACCTCAAATGTAAAAGAACGGTGGTACGCGGAGTTagtaataaacaatcatagcatagaatttaaaatcgATACGGGCGCTGACGTGAATATTCTGCCCATGCCAATATTCAAAAAGATCAACGtagcgaaaaaagaaattcaaataacgAACACGAAATTGAATTGTTATTCGGGCGAAACTCTTAACGTGGTAGGCAAATGTAACGTCATGTGCCACAGGAAAggccaaaaacacaaaattgAGTTTTTTGTAATCGACTCTAACGGAACACCTCTGCTGGGTCGAAAAACCTCGGAGGAAATAAATCTCgttaaaagaatttattcagtCGAACAGAACAGCTACAATGAATTACGAAAACAATATGAAGACGTATTTTCTGGAATAGGTTGTCTAAGTAAACCGCATCAAAttaagctaaaaaaaaaacgccacGCCTGTAATACATCCTACGAGGCGAGTTCCTTTGCCGCTGCGAGACACTCTCAAACAAGCATTggataa